CCAAAATTTCTCAATCCAATACAACCTTGCTAGGTTGGAAAGATGAACCACTTGACTGGTTGAACCATTATGGCTATCAATGGGGTGGTCCTAACAAACTGGTGAGATACTTGGGAATCCCATTCTCTATTTCCCTTTGCCTAAAGGAGATGTGGATGTGGGTCAGAGGAAAGATTGAGggcaaattgaacaaatgggataAACATTATCTGTCCTTAGTAGGGAGACTACAGGTTTGCCAGAAGATATTGTTCTCCTACAATATCTACTATGCATTGGTCTGGATGTTTAGCAATTACCAAGTTAACAAGATTCAGAAAGCTATTAGGAGATTCCTTTGGTTGGATGGGAAAGGTAATAGGAAGATGCACTCTATTAGGTGGGATTAGTGTTGTATGGAGAAGAAGGCGAGGGGTTAGGATTGAAGGATCTCAGATTGCAAGGCATTGCCTTGGGTGCAAAATGGATCTTTCATGCCCTAGTAGGCGATGAGCCATGGAAGTTTCTTATCAAGAATAACATTAAGATGGTGGTTCCTCAAGGGTCCAACACTTGTAAATCCCTCCCCTTTTGCAATCTGGTAGCTAGTGGTTTCCTAGTCTCTGTTTTGGGCTCCCTTGTCTTCAAATCCATTTGGAGACCATGGGAGGTTGTTAGGTCCAAGATTTCTAACAATAGGGCCAATAGTAATGACCTCATCTTCAAAGaaagatctatttggtggaataTTTACCACAATTCGAAGCCCCTTGCTCTTACTCAAGGTTGTTTTGCCAAAAGGTGGGCTAGCAAAGGTATCTTttgttttaaatatattataaCTAATGATTGTCTTATTTCATGGGATGAACTCTCTAATAAATTTGATCTTCCTGCCTCTAATAGGAGGACTTATAATATGATTCGTAATGCTTGTCATGACTTGCAACTCCCTAAAAAATGTTCAGTTTGTGAGGATAAATTTCTTACATTTACCTGGATCAATGGTTCTCCTCTTGCTAATGTTGAGGTTAAATTTGTTTAAAAAGTGATGACATATAATGAATCTATACTAATGCATATTAATTCCTTGTGGCATTCTGACTTTTCTATAGCCCAGTGGCATAAAATGCTCACGAGGATGTGGAGCAGCCTCGTGGCTCCTAAAAAGAAGTGTTTCAAGTGGCTCTTTACTCTTAACAGGTTGCCTATTAGGATTGAGCAACACAATGATGATCTTTGCAGTGTGTGCAAAGTGATTGAATTTGCTAGACATATCTATTTTGAATGCATTgttgctagagaaatttggctcATGTTTGGTTTGTTTATTCCTATAACTGTTAATATTCTAGATATTGTCTCCGATTTCATTCATGGTGTTAAAAAGGACACCAATATCTTCTAGTTTATTCTCTCATGTGAAATTCTTTGgtatatttggaaaattagaaatgaagataaattcCAAGGTAGAGCTAGGGTTCTTACTGAGTCTTTTCAAAGACTCACATACTACTCCATTGTGATACAGGTTAATATTGTTATGCGTTTGGAGAAGAGAAAGTTTCAAAGATTCCTCCAGGATGGACACACTAGAGTCTTTATCTACAAGCTCTCTCAAGGGTATACTTGGGGGAGGACCAGTAGGGAGAGGGCCCCTTTTGTGAATGCGCTTGATGCTCTCATGGATGAAATCCAAAGTAATAGAGAGGTGGTTCAAGAACAAGTTGCTCGACTGGTGTAGATGAGAGAGGGCAAGAGGATATTTTGGATGGAGGGACCTCTGGGTTGGACAACCTGGATGGATCTCTAGTCACTAGACTTTATCCatttgtcattttgtcacatatTTTGCTGCTTAGATGGTTGTTTATGATGTTGTACACTTTGGCATATATTTGGATGTGTTTGTAATCAAAATGTATAGCGAACATATCTCTATATAGATGTACAATAGATACATCATTGTATAGTTTGTAGTTTAGATGACGGTTTAGGGTGGCTGCCCTCTTTTGGAGCATCAGTGTACTGATCCTTTTGTAAGCTTTTTTccttatatttaatataaaaaattaagtttaagattaattttattattatacatttttttattggtaaaacatttttgaatttattaaatttgGGTTTTGAAATTGGTCTAAACCTGTTGGGGCTACTACTAGGGAGCTGCCTCCCCAAACTACTGCCACAATATAATGACCTTTTAGTAAGTCGCTTGGAATAGAGTTCCATGTTGAGAATACCCTCTTTCAAAGCTCTCGTCTCCTTTCCTCTTACTTCTTGCTAGCCTTCCTCCTACATAGAATCCCTTTGTAGCTCCAAAGATGAAGCCTCTACTGGTTCCTTACTCTCCCCCACTCCATTATGTGGATCCACATGACCACCGAGTATGTCTATCACAAAGCTAAACTTTGAGTGATGATATTCCTCACTACTTGTCACCGACCCCTCCATGGTTTTTTAGACTGAAGGATCTATACTTTGCATATCCTTCATAGCTTTGATAGTTTCCTTTCTCTAAGCATCTAGACTCGGTTTATCCTTGACAATTTTTATAGATACCTCCCTCCACCAAGTGACCTTTCTATTTGAATTCTGCTTGTCACATTTAGTTGCCAAATGCCCAATTTGATAGCATCTTCTACACCTAAATGGGATACCTTCATAATCTAACGTCTGCACCCAAATCATCTTCTCGAAATTCAAAGATAAATCTGCAAGTGGAGCCTTAGTCAAATCCATTTCCATTAAGACGCACACATAGGTGGTATGCATATACTATAGGGACCCCTCATCTACCCCCAAATATTTCCCCAAAGTATCACCTACAACTTTAAAACAagattcaaaccaaaaccaaaactacaATGACAAATTTAGAAGTCTTACCCAAATTGGTATCCTATCAAATGATTCGGTAGTTGGGTTAAAAGATGGATACTATAGTTCTAGCAAGAGAGTGCGCTTCTCCTCATAACTCCAAAGAGATTTGCATAAGATTCCATTCCTATCCTCCAGGTTGTCAAAAATCACCACAACAAAGCCACGAGCACTCAGATAATTTTGCACACCCCCCACCAAAATAGGTCTCCAGACCTCTATGATCCACTTGTGAAGCTCTTCGAGACTTAGTCAACATCCTTGAAATTGCCCTATCAAGCTCATCTCAACAAAATATTGTTCATTTTAATAAACTTCCTTGGCTGTCTTAGCATCTAGATTCATTGTTCGTCTATCCGTTGCAAGCTCACCCCCAAGAAGAGGGCACCGAAGCACATTTGGAGCCCCCATTCCGACAATCCCCAACCCTTAACTTGCTCCATTGACTTGCTTGCTCTAGATTCATTTGCAAATTGTGACTTTTCTTCCTCAAATCAAAGAAGTCATCATTATGACGAGGGCCACGGTGGACATCGCCCCTTTGCACAAATCCACCATTATTGTCAAACCTTGTCGTAGCAGGCACACCCAAGCATTGCCCAAAATCGCAAGGATCTTGAGCTGTAGATAAGGGCATCGAAGAAGGTCGTTGTCATTTTTGCTGAACAACTCCTTAGTAACTCAAATCTGCAAAAAGTGTAGAAGCCAAAGAGCTCCTTAACAACAACATTTTTTCTCAAGCTTCCTCatctttaaaaataatttattattatattataattacatagattttataattaaattaaagatTATATtgttaagaaaaatgtatattttcactataatgtttatattatttataattattaagATTATTTTGTTGAAGtgagagttatagttaatattacaaaaatataattaagataatataattttaaaataataataattcaaaattataataattaataaaaattacaacaattttttttattacaatGCTATAAAGACAAAGTACTTGCCACTTGACACTTTCTAAATATATAAATGATAATTcttcattaaaaatataaaattcaaaacaatattttttgttttaataatatatatattcttattcTTATGAGTTTGATTTTTAATTATATGATTTATTATTATACTATTTGTATAAAATACGGCAGATATCTTCTGACGCCAGATTCGTCCCAAAAAATTTTTTAGGCGAGACAGTAACTAACGGGAACGGGAAGTGCAGATTGCCCGCGATATATGATTTCTGTGTAGACGCACGGAAACCTGTACGTCACAACTTCAAACTAATAAAAGAATATTTGGATCCGTTAAATTTCTAATTatctattttataattaattattcgtgtagaaaataaagagaaaaacaGGCAGGAGTCAACTAAACTACCTCTGATATTTACAATAAATCCACAAAGTTCCTTAATTTCGGGCGACGAGAAAACCTAAATATGGCTTAGCGGACCAATAAGATTCTGATTTACTGCTGACGCATCATGATAAACGACAAAAACATTACAAGcacgatttttttttaatttttgcttgACGATAAGCTTTGTTTCAGCAATTGATGTCTTTGGGTTAAAAGAAATTGGGATAAGGTGACATTTAGTGCTAAAGAGAGAAAATGGTAACATTTGATGCTAAGGTTTGGATCCCTTCCCTCCCCCCATTGCACTTTGCTGCCGCAACGGTTTGCATTATCCTTTCATCGCTTCAAATGCTAACTTTCGATTGGCTTTGAGCTCCGTTGCTTCGAATTTCCTTGGATTTCATGCTTTTTTCATCAAATTTGACTCGGATTTTGCTGCTTCATCATTTTCTGTATGTTTTGTACCTCCACTGAACCGTGGCGGGGTATGGGCTTACGCTTGGGGTTTTGagttatttaattcaattttgcTGCGGGAATTCGAATTTCAGCGGTGTTAAATTTTGGCGGAATTTCGGGCTTTGACAGGCAAGGTTTTGCCGGAGAGATAGGGGGAACTGTTTTCAAGGTATTTGAATTTTCTGACTTTGGTCTTTTCTacgttttgaaaatttgaatttttcttgaattaaatCTCAAGGCTGTACTTCCGCAGTTTTCCTGTATTTTCACTTAATTTTTATGGAGTCGTACGAAACGTCGCTGACAAAGAATTCTGGCTGCAATATTTATGGAGATGCCTGAAATTCGGTTGTGGAAATTGGGTTGAATTACGCGTAATACAAAAAAAGTTCGCTCTGTTTCTTTAGAAAGATTCTTTATGGCTATACTGAAGAGAGAATCTAGGGTTTGGAGGGTTAGTAGAGAGAGTAGCTCATTGAGCGACGAGGACAGTCGGGAGCATAATGTTGAGGCAGATTCATCAGATTCATGTGAAGGGTCCGATGTTGGAGAGATAGGTAGCGAGTTGTGCAGAGTGGGAAAGCACAATTGTAACATACCTTATGAGCTTTTTGACCTGCCAGACTTGAAGCCTATATTGTCTCTGGATACTTGGAATTATTGCCTCACTGATGAAGAGCGCTTCAGTCTTTCGGTCTATCTTCCGGACATGGATCAGGACACTTTTATGCACACTTTAAAGCAGTTATTAGCAGGGGAGAATTTTCATTTTGGCAGCCCGCTGTTAGAACTTTTTGAAATGTTGAAAGGTGGCCTCTGTCAGCCAGCGGTATCTCGCTACCGGCAATGTTTGGAGTACTTGCAGAGAAAAGCTCACTATCACTTTCTGAGAAAATATCAGAACAATATGGTTGAAAATCTTGTGCAGATGAAAGAAACTTGGCAAAATTGCACATACCTAGGCATTGAGGAGAGGCTCCACAGGTGGAATTCATGGAAGAATTTGAAGGCATTGGCATTGTCTCAAGCTGAGTCACAGTCTTTGTCACACAGGCATTCAAAGCAAATGTTGGAGCTTATGCAGAAGGGAAGACCAGGAAAATCGTCAGCCTGGTCGATCAAATGTTCAAACTTTGTCAAAGATGACAACATGTTGAAGGGCGATCCTTCTCTGCTCAAACGAAAGGGGCTAGCTACTGAAAATGATGGCCAATGTTCATTGGTAAGAAGGTTGCCTCTTAAAAGTCAATTGCACAGCCATTTGCTAGAGGGGATTGAAAAAATGGGGAAACCAGCCTCAAAAGGAGTTCCAAAAATGGCACCAAAATATAGAGTGAGAAATAATGGGCTGACTGAAGAGCATCTTGAAAGTGATCAGAGGACACCATTTTCTGAAATGCAGGATTCAAAGACAGATTGTAAATTCTCATCTGCAGTCCCACATATCAGCAAATGGGAAGTGGATGATCTTGTTGAAGAGGCACCGTATACGATGCGGAAGACTAGAAGCAGGACAAGAATCAATGGCTTAGAAACAACTTTCAATAACACAAAAGGACATCAGCCTTGGAATTTATTGAATGGAAATTCAGGTCTGGTGGAAAGTACTTTAGAGCATTGTAGAACTTTTGGAAAGGTAAAGAAGAAAGAAATATCAGACAGCATGGATATGCGAGAGGCACCAACTCTTGATGAAAATGTTGGACGTTACAAGGGAGAAAATGGTCTTGCAGGAGGAAACACAACTTTCAAAAATCCAGAACAAAGTGCGCAAAGGGCAAAGATATTATCAGAGCACTGGAGAGGACAGCTGCAAGAAATGCCAAGGAAAAGAGCAAGTATAATATCTTCTAGAGATTTATGTAATTATCCTCAAATGCTTGATGTTTCTTTGAATGCTGAGGGGCAGGTACAAAAATTAGACAAAAAGAAGATAAATCGTTTTGATTTTCATAAAAAGCCAATCAATCAGTACTGGGAGTCATTTGATCAGGATACTGGTTTAACTGAGCATCAGGGATTGCCTTTTGGGCATGAAATGATCCTTGATGATAAAGAGCTAGATAATAAAGAACTACAAATATATGAAGATAAAAAAGGGAGAAAAGAATGTAGTAAAATCTTGGAGCAACCGAAGAAAAATCAATCGTTAAAAGGCTTCCTCAGATTTACAGTAAAGCAAAAGATTCTCCCAGATGAACACAAGCTAGAACATCAGCCAGAGTGCCTTGGAGGTCAGTCAGAACGTGTTGAAAATCAAAGAAATGCATTGGAAACTTCTTTGTCTCTAGATAAATCAAGAAGATCTCAAGAagggaagaaaaagaaaagaaagaaaagacaaCTTGATGATGTAATGACCTTTGATCTAGAGAAGATACACGAAGAATCTGCAAGTTTTGATAGCCCCAAAGAAGGCATGGAGACTTTTAAAGGATATCAAGGGGCAATCAAGAACACAAGAAAAAGTGAGACAAAAGAAATGTTATCACCCCAGAGGGAAGAATCTGAGGATACCTTTTCTGGTGGTACTGAAGGAAAACGTGTCTCAAACTCACATAATGTTACTCTTACAAGCTTATGCCACCAATCAGGTAAAGGTACAATACTGCAGAAGAAAACTAAGAAAAATATGAAAGATGATATTAATGTCCTTGATGCTGGAGTGTCATATGGGTCACATGTTGATGCTCAGTCTATTTTGGGAAAGCAAGCAGAAGAAGAGCCACTGATGACCGTGGCTAATAGGACTTCAAAGGAAGATGCTGACATCCTTACGAGGGTCACAAAATCATATGGGATGTGCAATTCTAATCTCAGTCGACATCATCAAGTGGGTAGACTAAAGCCCTTGAAGAAAGGGGCTAAGAAGAAGTTGGAGGATTCCAAAGTCCTTGATGTGATGGCCAAGTCCCATGGAAGTCAGGTTAGTCCTCAGTCCACTATTTGCTTGGATTTACAAGAATGTAAGACTGGGAATAGAAAAGCTAAGAAAGTTGAGGCTGATCCTGAAGCTCTCAATGGAATGCCAGAGTCAAATGTACTGCAGTGTAATGATTCTCCCAGTTTGTACCAGCCATCAGATGATGACAAATCTGAGGAAAACCAAATTTGTAAGAAGATGGATAAAACTACCGGATCCTTAATGTCCTTATCTTTGAAGCAAGCTAGCATAGCCAATAAAGTAACATCAGATGCAAAGGCCATAAAGAAGTCCTCTCCTTTTTCTATGCCTCCTGTTGTTTCTAGTTTCTCATTCTCTATCTTGCATTTCCTGTCTGCAGTTAGAACAGCTATGGTTTCACCTATGGCAGAAGATATTTCAGAAGTGGTAAATCATTCTGAAAAAagtgatggggagagagagagcTCAGATCAGGAGGGACAGTTTATAATATCATGTGATGGGAAGGTTGAGGAACACAATTCTGTGATACCAAACCATTCCTGTGATGGTCAGCCTGACAAGTGCACAAGAGGTTTAGTTTCCAGTCATTTAGAATGTGAAAGACAAGCTACTCCATATTCTATTCCTTTCCGAGAAATTGTAAAGCGAGTTCAAATGAATCCAGGAGACCATTGTGTCCTTGAAATAAAAGGGCCACTACAGGATCTGGTTCGTGGAGTCTTGAAAATTTTTGCTTCAAAGACAGCACCTCAAGGAGTTAAGGGTTGGAAGCCCCTTGCAGTCTATGATAAATCCACCAGGAGTTGGTCATGGCTTGGCCCTGTAAATTCTAGTTCACCAGGACACGAGTCTCTTGGAGTCCAAACTTCTTCTGAAGCATGGGGCGTTTCTCAGAAGATGCTTTTAAAATTGGTTGAGGCATTTGCAAATTGGCTGAAGAATGGGCAAGAAACTCTTCAACAAATCGTCCTTCTACCTTCTCCACCACAACCATCAATGCTGACTTGTCTAGATGAGAAGGAAAGATTTCGGGACTTGAGAGCTCAGAAGAGCTTAATTACTATCACTCCGAGCTCTCCGGACATGAGAGCCTATTTCCGTAGACAGGAAGTTTTACGATATTCAGTTCCAGATAGGGCCTTTGCTTACACTGCTGCAGATGGAAGGAAAGCAGTTGTTGCTCCATTGAGGAGATGTGGCGGTAAGCCTGCATCAAAGGCTCGGGACCATTTTATGCTTAAGCCTGATAGGCCACCTCATGTGACAATACTATGTCTTGTCAGAGATGCGGCTGCTAGATTGCCTGGGAGCATTGGCACAAGGGCAGATGTCTGTACACTCATTCGGGATTCTCAATATATTGTAGAAGGTGTATCAGATGCACAAGTTAACCAGGTCGTTAGTGGAGCTTTGGATCGTTTACATTATGAGCGTGATCCATGTGTGCAATTTGATGGGGAGAGGAAATTGTGGGTTTATTTACACactgaaagagatgaagaagattttgaagatgatGGGACATCATCAACAAAGAGATGGAAAAGGCAAAAGAAGGAAAATACTGATAACTCCGACCTTGGGCCTCGCAATGATAGCATTTATCATTGCAGGGATGAACAGGGTGCTTGTGGTTCAGGCCTTGGTTTTGATTTTTGTTCTTCTAATTATAATGGCGAATCTTCATCTATATATTCTGGTGGCAAGGCAGAGCTAGTGTACAATAGGAATGGCTCTTTAACTAGTCCCCGTGTTCTTAGGAGTTTCAATGAATCAAATATGGAAGAGGGTATGGTACCATTTATAGAGCTTCCTCCATCCATACACTCAATTCCTGGTAGTATGCGTGAAAGTCATCCAATGGGGTGGGAGGTGCTTGAACTAAATCCATTGAATCATGGATCAAATCTTAAAACTCATGAGCACATATCCGATGGAGATTTTGATAATGATTCCTTTAGCAGACAGAGAGCCACTGAACTTCTAAGTACCAGCTTGCTATGAAGATCCAAATGATATATTTCAAAGTTTTAGAACTTGGAAACATATTTGGAATTCTCAAGGTATATTAGCTTCTGCTGCTTCCACATTGTAAGATTCTTCATGATTGCGTTTTTGGTAAATTTTTCTTTTTGCATGGTCCAGTGATGGTAAATTTATGGTCATATGATTCATTTATGAACTCTCATGCCTGTGTATAGGTGTGTGATAGGATATTATAAAATTTAATCAAAGAAGTGCTTATCTCACCTTGAAGTTAGACAAGGATAATTCCTCAAGATATTCCTGGAGGAGTTCCTTTTTAGTTGTTATAAATGAGTAAGTAAAATGAATATTATTCAATCAAGAAACCAAGGCCTTAAGTGCCCTTTTACCGTCAACAATCAGGACTTATATAATTGTGAGGGCTGCTTTGGATAAGTATGAGTGAATCGTCAAAAATCACAGTAGAAAATACATGTGCTTATACAAACATCACACGGACATTAATATGAAAAATTGCCATTAGATATATTATTTTACGGACATTAATATGAAAAATTGCCATTAGAAATATTATTTTGTGTGTGGACTAATACATAAATCTCATTGGTTGATTATAACGAGTCaccagagaaaatatttcatggatataatattgtaaataagtATGACTGAGTGTCTATGTCTTCCTCAAGAACAAGAAAAATGTTATCTGTTGTCTTTCAATATCATGCAGATGTGAGTTTGACTATAACATGAACCGCACTAACCCATCCTTTCATCTTAGAATGAGAATTATCAACCTATTCCTCCAAATTTGGAGGCTTATAAAGCAATGTTACCGGTTCAGGTCCATGGATTCAGTCTGTGGATCCGGCAAGAGTAGATTGGGTTCATTTTAGGTTCgttcatacaaaaaaaaaatgtatatataatataataacaaaataaattatgaatttaataaatattcatataataatatataagtaggtacaatataatattataatatacaaatattaataatataaatataaaattataatattataaatactataatatataaataataa
This genomic stretch from Cryptomeria japonica chromosome 8, Sugi_1.0, whole genome shotgun sequence harbors:
- the LOC131064680 gene encoding uncharacterized protein LOC131064680 — encoded protein: MAILKRESRVWRVSRESSSLSDEDSREHNVEADSSDSCEGSDVGEIGSELCRVGKHNCNIPYELFDLPDLKPILSLDTWNYCLTDEERFSLSVYLPDMDQDTFMHTLKQLLAGENFHFGSPLLELFEMLKGGLCQPAVSRYRQCLEYLQRKAHYHFLRKYQNNMVENLVQMKETWQNCTYLGIEERLHRWNSWKNLKALALSQAESQSLSHRHSKQMLELMQKGRPGKSSAWSIKCSNFVKDDNMLKGDPSLLKRKGLATENDGQCSLVRRLPLKSQLHSHLLEGIEKMGKPASKGVPKMAPKYRVRNNGLTEEHLESDQRTPFSEMQDSKTDCKFSSAVPHISKWEVDDLVEEAPYTMRKTRSRTRINGLETTFNNTKGHQPWNLLNGNSGLVESTLEHCRTFGKVKKKEISDSMDMREAPTLDENVGRYKGENGLAGGNTTFKNPEQSAQRAKILSEHWRGQLQEMPRKRASIISSRDLCNYPQMLDVSLNAEGQVQKLDKKKINRFDFHKKPINQYWESFDQDTGLTEHQGLPFGHEMILDDKELDNKELQIYEDKKGRKECSKILEQPKKNQSLKGFLRFTVKQKILPDEHKLEHQPECLGGQSERVENQRNALETSLSLDKSRRSQEGKKKKRKKRQLDDVMTFDLEKIHEESASFDSPKEGMETFKGYQGAIKNTRKSETKEMLSPQREESEDTFSGGTEGKRVSNSHNVTLTSLCHQSGKGTILQKKTKKNMKDDINVLDAGVSYGSHVDAQSILGKQAEEEPLMTVANRTSKEDADILTRVTKSYGMCNSNLSRHHQVGRLKPLKKGAKKKLEDSKVLDVMAKSHGSQVSPQSTICLDLQECKTGNRKAKKVEADPEALNGMPESNVLQCNDSPSLYQPSDDDKSEENQICKKMDKTTGSLMSLSLKQASIANKVTSDAKAIKKSSPFSMPPVVSSFSFSILHFLSAVRTAMVSPMAEDISEVVNHSEKSDGERESSDQEGQFIISCDGKVEEHNSVIPNHSCDGQPDKCTRGLVSSHLECERQATPYSIPFREIVKRVQMNPGDHCVLEIKGPLQDLVRGVLKIFASKTAPQGVKGWKPLAVYDKSTRSWSWLGPVNSSSPGHESLGVQTSSEAWGVSQKMLLKLVEAFANWLKNGQETLQQIVLLPSPPQPSMLTCLDEKERFRDLRAQKSLITITPSSPDMRAYFRRQEVLRYSVPDRAFAYTAADGRKAVVAPLRRCGGKPASKARDHFMLKPDRPPHVTILCLVRDAAARLPGSIGTRADVCTLIRDSQYIVEGVSDAQVNQVVSGALDRLHYERDPCVQFDGERKLWVYLHTERDEEDFEDDGTSSTKRWKRQKKENTDNSDLGPRNDSIYHCRDEQGACGSGLGFDFCSSNYNGESSSIYSGGKAELVYNRNGSLTSPRVLRSFNESNMEEGMVPFIELPPSIHSIPGSMRESHPMGWEVLELNPLNHGSNLKTHEHISDGDFDNDSFSRQRATELLSTSLL